From the Raphanus sativus cultivar WK10039 unplaced genomic scaffold, ASM80110v3 Scaffold1008, whole genome shotgun sequence genome, one window contains:
- the LOC130503548 gene encoding LOW QUALITY PROTEIN: uncharacterized protein LOC130503548 (The sequence of the model RefSeq protein was modified relative to this genomic sequence to represent the inferred CDS: inserted 1 base in 1 codon), whose translation MNITTGKRRRCXWWEDGETLGGRDLVGGGTWLGCSRNGRIAFLTNFRETSSIPDAKSRGHLPLRYLQSEKSPAEFAQEIEKEASLYNGFNLVVAHVLSKSMFYVTNRPLHGDKQHLVTLVSPGIHVLSNANLDSPWPKCLRLRDAFNHLLTQNQGVEFPLMTMVEEVMTDTLKDQEPVLPPVFTPEIEYHLSSIFVDIPRPPGRYGTRSISALTIKSHGELCFFERHLEHGGSWKDHTQHFVIQNQCFT comes from the exons atgaatatcacaacag GGAAACGGAGGCGCT GTTGGTGGGAAGACGGAGAGACGCTTGGAGGTAGAGACCTCGTCGGCGGTGGGACGTGGCTCGGTTGCAGCAGGAATGGCCGTATCGCTTTCCTCACCAATTTCAGGGAGACCTCCTCCATCCCCGATGCTAAATCCCGCGGACATCTCCCTCTTCGTTACTTGCAGAGCGAAAAGAGCCCTGCCGAGTTTGCCCAGGAGATCGAAAAGGAGGCTTCTCTCTACAACGGCTTCAACCTCGTTGTCGCTCATGTCTTGTCCAAATCCATGTTTTACGTTACCAACCGCCCACTCCACGGTGACAAGCAGCACCTCGTTACGCTTGTCTCTCCAGGGATCCATGTCCTTTCCAACGCCAACCTCGACTCTCCTTGGCCCAAG TGTCTCAGGTTGAGAGACGCTTTCAATCACCTTCTCACCCAAAACCAAGGTGTTGAATTCCCCCTTATGACTATGGTGGAGGAGGTGATGACTGATACTCTCAAGGACCAAGAACCTGTCCTGCCTCCCGTTTTCACTCCAGAGATTGAATACCATCTCAGCTCTATCTTCGTCGACATTCCTAGACCTCCT GGTCGTTATGGGACCAGAAGCATCTCCGCCCTCACCATCAAGTCCCACGGTGAGCTCTGTTTCTTCGAGAGGCATCTTGAACATGGTGGTTCCTGGAAGGACCACACTCAACACTTTGTTATACAAAATCAATGCTTTACTTga
- the LOC130503547 gene encoding amino acid transporter AVT3C-like, translating to MGFAKQASSSSSSSSYTLKMPPPPREDTPLLGKGPPLSSQFKTFANIFIAVVGAGVLGLPYAFKRTGWLMGVLLLLSVSVLTHHCMMLLVYTRRKLDSLNGGFSKIGSFGDLGFAVCGSLGRLVVDLFIILSQAGFCVGYLIFIGTTLANLFDPDSPTSLRHQFTRLGSDFLGVSSKSLYIWGCFPFQLGLNSIKTLTHLAPLSIFADLVDLAAMAVVIVEDSMIILKQRPDVVAFGGMSLFFYGMGVAVYSFEGVGMVLPLESEMKDKDKFGKVLALGMGFISFIYIAFGFLGYLAFGEDTMDIITANLGAGLISTIVQLGLCINLFFTFPLMMNPVFEIVERRFSGGMYSRWLLVLAVTLVALFVPNFTDFLSLVGSSTCCILGFVLPALFHLLVFKEEMGWKQWSLDMAIVGLGVVLAVSGTWSSLSEIFSVKV from the coding sequence ATGGGGTTTGCCAAGCAAGCTTctagctcctcctcctcctcctcttataCCCTTAAAATGCCACCACCTCCTAGGGAGGACACGCCTCTTCTCGGCAAAGGGCCTCCTCTTTCTAGCCAGTTCAAGACCTTCGCCAACATCTTCATTGCTGTCGTCGGCGCTGGTGTTCTTGGTCTTCCTTACGCCTTCAAGCGCACCGGATGGCTCATGGGCgtcctccttctcctctccgTCTCTGTTTTGACCCATCACTGCATGATGCTCCTCGTTTATACCCGCCGCAAGCTCGACTCTCTCAACGGTGGTTTCTCCAAGATCGGCTCTTTTGGTGACCTTGGCTTTGCCGTCTGCGGCTCCCTCGGCAGGCTCGTCGTTgacctttttattattttgtctcAAGCTGGGTTTTGTGTCGGCTATCTTATCTTCATCGGCACTACTCTAGCTAATCTTTTCGATCCTGATTCCCCCACCAGTCTCAGGCATCAGTTTACACGCCTCGGCTCTGACTTCTTGGGCGTCTCCTCTAAGAGTCTCTACATCTGGGGATGCTTCCCCTTCCAGCTTGGTCTCAACTCCATCAAGACCCTCACTCACTTGGCTCCTCTTAGCATCTTCGCCGACCTTGTTGATCTTGCCGCTATGGCTGTCGTCATTGTTGAGGATTCCATGATTATACTCAAGCAAAGGCCTGACGTTGTTGCCTTCGGTGGTATGTCCCTCTTCTTCTATGGGATGGGCGTGGCCGTTTATTCTTTCGAAGGCGTTGGAATGGTATTGCCTCTTGAATCGGAGATGAAAGACAAGGACAAGTTTGGCAAAGTCTTGGCACTCGGCATGGGATTCATCTCTTTCATATACATAGCCTTTGGTTTCTTAGGTTACTTGGCTTTTGGTGAGGACACAATGGACATCATCACCGCTAACTTGGGGGCAGGACTTATCAGCACTATTGTTCAGCTTGGACTCTGCATCAACCTCTTCTTCACCTTCCCCTTGATGATGAATCCGGTGTTTGAGATAGTAGAGAGGCGGTTCTCGGGTGGGATGTACTCTAGATGGCTGCTAGTATTGGCAGTGACTCTGGTGGCTCTCTTTGTGCCAAACTTTACAGATTTTTTGTCATTGGTGGGGAGCAGCACTTGCTGCATCTTAGGGTTTGTGTTACCTGCTTTGTTTCATTTGCTGGTGTTCAAGGAAGAGATGGGGTGGAAGCAATGGAGCCTGGACATGGCGATAGTGGGACTGGGAGTGGTTCTTGCTGTGTCGGGAACTTGGAGTTCCCTGAGTGAGATCTTCTCGGTCAAAGTGTAA